One stretch of Arachis duranensis cultivar V14167 chromosome 1, aradu.V14167.gnm2.J7QH, whole genome shotgun sequence DNA includes these proteins:
- the LOC107459747 gene encoding protein SUPPRESSOR OF MAX2 1, whose product MRAGLSTIQQTLTPEAASVLNHSIAEAGRRNHGQTTPLHVAATLLASPSGFLRQACIKSHPNSSHPLQCRALELCFSVALERLPTSQTTNPSSEPPISNALMAALKRAQAHQRRGYPEHVKVELEQLIISILDDPSVSRVMREASFSSPAVKATIEQSLNSASPAVNSSPIALGFRPSPVAPSAAPAGRSLYLNPRLQQAGAGTGSGVQLGVPQQKGEEVKRVLDILMRKKKRNPILVGESEPEATVREVLRKIESKELGEGTLGIVGLNTHVIHLEKELPAERAQIPARLKELGDMIEARIGSTGSGGVFVNLGDLKWLVEQPVGFGAVGGGHVQQANVAEAGRAAVAEMGRLVAKFGEGGSGRLWLLGTATCETYLRCQVYHPSMENDWDLQAVPITSRAPLPGMFPRLGTNGILGTSIESLSPLKPFPTTAIAPPRRASENTEPTGISGCCPQCIQSYEQELADMLKDNEKLDAESKSEAARPSLPQWLQKAKTNNDNAKVIDQSQCNGQEMNVKKRTQELQKKWQDACLSLHPKFHQQSLSTERIVPTPFSMRGLCNMNLLGAQLQPKIPLNKNLGSSLQLNPNPVPIQPPEPAVRQQPSLVTTELVLGQTKKSDTSTEETHKERINDFLNCMSSETRDKFDELKSKKLLDADSFKRILKGLTEKVWWQQDAASAVATTVTQCKLGNGKRRQVGDKGDMWLLFLGPDRVGKKKMAVALSELVSSSNPIVISLAQRRGDGDSDVHLRGKTALDRIAEAIRRNPQSVIMLEDIDVANALLRGSIKRAMEQGRFPDSHGREISLGNVMFILTANWLPEDLRYLSNGTPLDEEKLTNLARGGWQLRLSVAKRASKRRPSWLSEEDRSLKPRKETNLNLGLSFDLNEAADTEEDRGDGSLNSSDLTVDHEDNHVLHNAGLQTPSASVPRELLDSVDDAIVFKPLNFDLLRASFSASISKRFSTIAGNGIAIEVQEGALEKIASGVWLGQTNITEWMEKVLVPSFHQLKKTLNSSANDHESSLVVRLEDDGYSDRQSSEEWLPAAVRVVAEEY is encoded by the exons ATGAGAGCCGGATTGAGCACCATCCAGCAGACCTTAACTCCCGAGGCGGCAAGCGTCCTCAACCACTCCATCGCCGAGGCCGGCCGACGCAACCATGGCCAGACAACGCCGCTGCACGTGGCCGCCACGCTCCTAGCCTCGCCCTCGGGATTCCTGCGTCAGGCCTGCATAAAGTCTCACCCGAATTCATCGCACCCTCTTCAGTGCAGGGCACTCGAGCTCTGCTTCAGCGTTGCTCTCGAGCGCTTGCCCACTTCCCAGACCACAAACCCCTCCTCTGAGCCACCAATCTCCAACGCACTCATGGCGGCGCTGAAGCGAGCACAGGCGCACCAGCGCCGGGGCTACCCGGAGCACGTCAAAGTCGAGCTTGAGCAGCTCATCATATCCATCCTCGACGACCCAAGCGTCAGCAGAGTCATGCGCGAAGCAAGCTTCTCCAGCCCCGCCGTGAAAGCCACAATCGAACAGTCCCTCAATTCCGCGTCTCCGGCGGTCAATTCCAGTCCAATCGCTCTTGGATTCCGCCCCTCTCCCGTGGCTCCTTCAGCGGCTCCGGCGGGGAGGAGCCTTTACTTGAACCCAAGGCTGCAGCAAGCGGGTGCCGGTACCGGTTCCGGTGTTCAATTGGGGGTGCCGCAGCAGAAGGGGGAGGAGGTGAAGAGGGTTTTGGATATATTGAtgaggaagaaaaagaggaaccCGATCTTGGTGGGTGAGTCGGAGCCAGAGGCAACGGTGAGGGAGGTTCTGAGGAAGATTGAGAGCAAGGAGCTGGGAGAAGGTACGCTCGGGATTGTTGGGTTGAATACGCACGTGATTCATTTGGAGAAGGAGCTTCCCGCCGAGAGGGCGCAGATTCCGGCGAGGTTGAAGGAGTTGGGGGATATGATTGAGGCCCGGATTGGGTCGACGGGCTCTGGAGGCGTTTTTGTGAATTTAGGTGACTTGAAGTGGCTGGTGGAGCAGCCTGTTGGGTTCGGAGCTGTTGGTGGTGGTCACGTGCAGCAGGCGAATGTTGCGGAGGCGGGGCGTGCTGCTGTGGCGGAGATGGGGAGGCTGGTGGCGAAGTTCGGTGAGGGCGGCTCCGGAAGGCTGTGGTTATTGGGCACTGCTACCTGTGAGACATACTTGAGGTGCCAGGTTTATCATCCTTCCATGGAGAATGATTGGGATCTTCAGGCTGTTCCTATTACCAGCAGAGCCCCCCTCCCTGGAATGTTCCCTAG GCTTGGGACCAACGGTATCCTTGGTACCTCAATCGAATCCTTGTCCCCGTTGAAGCCCTTCCCAACTACGGCAATTGCTCCACCCAGGCGCGCCTCTGAGAACACAGAACCCACAGGAATATCGGGTTGTTGCCCACAATGcatccagagctatgaacaggAACTAGCAGATATGTTAAAGGACAATGAGAAACTGGATGCCGAATCCAAATCAGAGGCAGCTCGACCATCGCTTCCCCAGTGGTTGCAGAAGGCTAAAACTAATAATGATAATGCTAAAGTCATCGACCAATCTCAG TGCAACGGCCAAGAAATGAATGTGAAAAAGAGGACACAGGAATTGCAGAAGAAATGGCAGGATGCTTGCTTGAGTCTACATCCCAAATTTCATCAGCAAAGTTTGAGTACAGAGAGAATTGTTCCCACTCCTTTTTCTATGAGAGGCCTATGCAATATGAACTTGTTGGGTGCCCAACTTCAGCCCAAGATACCACTCAACAAGAATCTCGGAAGCTCCTTGCAACTGAACCCAAATCCTGTGCCCATTCAGCCACCAGAACCAGCAGTCAGACAGCAGCCGAGTCTTGTCACAACAGAGCTCGTCCTTGGGCAAACTAAGAAATCAGATACCAGTACAGAAGAAACTCACAAAGAGCGCATTAATGACTTCTTGAACTGCATGTCTTCCGAGACACGAGACAAGTTTGATgaattaaagagcaagaaacTACTCGATGCTGACTCTTTCAAGAGGATCCTCAAGGGTTTGACAGAAAAAGTGTGGTGGCAGCAGGATGCAGCTTCTGCAGTTGCCACCACCGTGACCCAGTGTAAATTAGGCAACGGTAAAAGGCGCCAAGTCGGAGACAAGGGTGATATGTGGTTGCTGTTCTTGGGTCCCGACAGAGTAGGCAAGAAGAAGATGGCAGTAGCACTTTCCGAGCTGGTATCTTCCTCCAATCCAATTGTAATCTCTCTTGCCCAACGGCGTGGAGATGGAGACTCCGATGTCCATCTCCGTGGGAAAACAGCACTCGATCGAATTGCAGAGGCCATTAGAAGGAATCCGCAGTCTGTCATCATGCTCGAAGACATCGATGTAGCCAACGCCCTCCTTCGAGGGAGCATAAAACGGGCCATGGAGCAAGGTAGATTCCCGGATTCCCACGGCCGTGAAATTAGCCTTGGAAACGTCATGTTTATCCTCACTGCCAATTGGTTGCCAGAGGACCTTAGGTACCTGTCCAACGGCACCCCACTTGACGAAGAAAAGCTTACAAATTTAGCCAGAGGGGGTTGGCAACTTCGTCTTTCAGTAGCTAAGAGAGCCTCAAAGCGGAGACCGAGTTGGTTATCTGAAGAAGACAGGTCCTTGAAGCCTCGTAAGGAAACAAATTTGAATTTAGGTCTATCATTTGATCTCAATGAAGCTGCTGATACAGAGGAAGACAGAGGAGACGGGTCGCTCAATTCTAGTGACCTGACAGTGGACCATGAAGACAACCATGTCCTCCACAATGCAGGATTACAGACACCCTCCGCCTCTGTACCCCGTGAGCTGTTGGATTCCGTGGATGATGCCATTGTGTTTAAACCATTGAATTTCGACCTTCTTCGAGCCAGTTTCTCTGCCTCCATCTCGAAAAGGTTTTCCACCATTGCCGGAAATGGGATTGCAATTGAAGTACAAGAGGGGGCTCTGGAGAAGATTGCGAGTGGGGTGTGGCTAGGCCAAACCAACATTACCGAATGGATGGAGAAAGTGTTGGTTCCCAGCTTCCACCAGCTGAAGAAAACCTTAAATTCTAGCGCTAATGACCATGAGTCTTCGCTGGTGGTGAGGCTCGAAGACGACGGCTACTCTGATCGTCAGAGCTCCGAGGAGTGGCTGCCTGCTGCTGTGAGAGTGGTAGCAGAAGAGTATTAA
- the LOC127740478 gene encoding uncharacterized protein LOC127740478 encodes MVREERKNLGEVQFTDKLWALTVPLGRWHKDKFGNMDKKIQCFEEEIRKIDEMAENGVYDGTVEARRKTLVSYCKQWYVRKEIQWKQMSHFRHAKDMDKNTRYFYNLASARWRNNIIDALIINGRLIRNQARIKIAIRAFYKNLYHQERSPVVGFRNGLVNRIDEEESVALERIPTMEEIRDAIWDCESSKAPGSDGYNMNFIKKCWDEIGAEFMKLYWISFSHQGCLLIPILLGWPLHLSTLDPRRSKTSGRSAWSVAYTK; translated from the coding sequence ATGGTCAGAGAGGAACGAAAGAATCTTGGGGAGGTCCAGTTCACAGATAAGTTGTGGGCTCTAACGGTGCCTTTGGGGAGATGGCATAAGGATAAATTTGGTAACATGGATAAGAAAATTCAGTGCTTTGAGGAGGAGATCAGGAAGATAGATGAGATGGCTGAAAATGGAGTTTATGATGGTACAGTAGAGGCTAGAAGGAAGACTCTAGTAAGCTATTGCAAGCAGTGGTATGTGAGAAAAGAAATACAATGGAAGCAGATGTCACACTTCAGGCATGCGAAGGATATGGATAAAAACACTAGGTACTTCTATAACTTGGCATCGGCAAGATGGAGGAACAATATAATTGATGCTTTGATAATTAACGGAAGGTTGATAAGAAATCAAGCTCGGATCAAGATTGCTATTAGAgcgttttataaaaatttatatcatcAGGAGAGGTCACCGGTTGTTGGATTTAGGAACGGACTGGTAAatcggattgatgaagaagagTCGGTAGCATTGGAGAGAATACCAACAATGGAGGAGATTAGAGACGCTATTTGGGATTGTGAATCATCTAAGGCTCCAGGAAGTGATGGGTATAATATGAATTTCATTAAGAAGTGCTGGGATGAGATTGGTGCAGAGTTCATGAAGCTGTATTGGATTTCTTTCAGTCATCAAGGTTGCCTTTTGATTCCAATATTACTTGGGTGGCCCTTGCACCTAAGTACACTGGATCCTAGGAGATCAAAGACCTCCGGCCGATCAGCATGGTCGGTTGCATATACAAAGTAA